Proteins from a single region of Nomascus leucogenys isolate Asia chromosome 2, Asia_NLE_v1, whole genome shotgun sequence:
- the GINS3 gene encoding DNA replication complex GINS protein PSF3, which translates to MSEAYFRVESGALGPEENFLSLDDILMSHEKLPVRTETAMPRLGAFFLERSAGAETDNAVPQGSKLELPLWLAKGLFDNKRRILSVELPKIYQEGWRTVFSADANVVDLHKMGPHFYGFGSQLLHFDSPENADISQSLLQTFIGRFRRIMDSSQNAYNEDTSALVARLDEMERGLFQTGQKGLNDFQCWEKGQASQITASNLVQNYKKRKFTDMED; encoded by the exons ATGTCGGAGGCTTATTTCCGAGTGGAGTCGGGTGCGCTGGGGCCTGAGGAGAACTTTCTTTCTCTGGACGACATCCTGATGTCCCACGAGAAGCTGCCGGTGCGCACGGAGACCGCCATGCCTCGCCTTGGCGCTTTCTTCCTGGAGCGGAGCGCAGGCGCCGAGACTGACAACGCGGTCCCACAG GGTTCCAAGCTTGAACTACCCTTGTGGCTGGCAAAAGGACTTTTTGACAACAAGCGACGGATCCTTTCTGTGGAACTCCCCAAGATCTACCAAGAGGGTTGGAGGACCGTGTTCAGTGCAGATGCCAATGTGGTGGACCTCCACAAAATGGGGCCCCATTTCTACGGGTTTGGCTCCCAACTCCTGCATTTTGACAGTCCCGAGAATGCAGACATTTCCCAGTCTCTGCTGCAG ACTTTTATTGGACGTTTTCGCCGCATCATGGACTCCTCACAGAACGCTTACAACGAAGACACTTCAGCCCTGGTAGCCAGGCTAGACGAGATGGAGAGGGGCTTATTTCAAACAGGGCAGAAAGGACTGAATGACTTTCAGTGTTGGGAGAAGGGGCAGGCTTCTCAGATCACAGCTTCCAACCTCGTTCAGAattacaagaagagaaaattcaCTGATATGGAAGACTGA